In the genome of Henningerozyma blattae CBS 6284 chromosome 5, complete genome, one region contains:
- the VOA1 gene encoding Voa1p (similar to Saccharomyces cerevisiae YGR106C; ancestral locus Anc_3.450), whose amino-acid sequence MKGFFFTCYFLLYQSAFSLAEGISYASFGSEATNNKYATLDELVEHSTNEEPAVIFQFNNYDFMQNIANLHNDNHRFFKGFFSHGIGRVYKTDSSIELNENEQSNAIFSVSDISSSASELFYNYELDNKKNILINLNNVDYDFSLLDEFIESALLFVKESFENYNLVLHNANSSSHISKGTIAKSIKEAIENRVDEDSSPENDNKKKHDTDEDILSEFWTEGLLMCLMVSGLLLFVLVIALQWISSLEISYGALERKVDDLKKTN is encoded by the coding sequence ATGAAaggatttttttttacttgttattttttactttacCAATCTGCTTTTTCTTTGGCTGAAGGCATTTCTTATGCTTCCTTTGGCTCAGAAGCTACAAATAACAAATATGCCACTTTAGATGAGCTGGTTGAGCATTCTACCAATGAAGAACCAGCtgttatatttcaattcaataattaCGATTTTATGCAAAACATCGCTAATCTTCACAATGACAACCATCGTTTCTTCAAAGGGTTCTTCTCTCATGGCATTGGTAGGGTTTACAAGACTGACTCATCAATTGAGCtgaatgaaaatgaacAATCAAATGCTATCTTTTCTGTTTCTGATATCTCAAGCAGTGCGTCTGAACTTTTCTATAACTATGAGTTGGATAACAAGAAAaacattttaattaatttgaataatgtGGATTATGATTTTTCCTTATTGGATGAATTCATCGAATCTGCCTTGCTATTTGTGAAGGAATCTTTCGAAAATTACAACTTAGTTTTACATAATGCCAATTCATCATCCCATATTTCTAAAGGCACTATTgctaaatcaattaaagaGGCTATTGAAAACAGAGTTGATGAAGATTCTTCCCCAGAAAATGATAACAAGAAGAAACATGACACTGATGAAGATATATTGAGTGAATTCTGGACGGAAGGTCTTTTGATGTGTCTAATGGTTTCTGGTTTATTGCTTTTCGTCTTGGTCATTGCTCTTCAATGGATTTCCAGCTTAGAGATCAGTTATGGTGCTTTAGAAAGAAAAGTTGATGACTTGAAAAAGACTAATTAA
- the NOP7 gene encoding mRNA-binding ribosome synthesis protein NOP7 (similar to Saccharomyces cerevisiae NOP7 (YGR103W); ancestral locus Anc_3.447), protein MRIKKKNTRGNAKNFITRTQAVRKLQVSLADFRRLCIFKGIYPREPRNKKKANKGSTAPTTFYFSKDIQYLMHEPVLAKFREHKTFAKKLTRALGRGEVSSAKRLEENRSTYKLDHIIKERYPSFPDAIRDMDDALNMLFLFANLPATDQVSAKLTNEAQVLCNQWLAYVAKERLIRKVFVSIKGIYYQANIRGEQVRWVVPFKFPENIPSDVDFRIMLTFLEFYSTFLHFVLFKLYTDNGLVYPPRLDVKKSKIISGLSSYILESNEEPNPLRGTQNNESSTSTEEATTIDSDTLKSALKADKKERGDENAKDTEEDVNVETVNLDTFEDNNKNKGDILEQPSEHESSSLFSDFIFYVGREVPIDIAEFLILSCGGKVISEAALDQIEKSNEIDLSNVTHHIVDRPVLKNKIAGRTYVQPQWIFDCINKGELVPANAYLPGETLPPHLSPWGDKVGYNPEAADDENSESESESDSEIEDKEDSEDVEIDATNEEDDEALRAQKELELEAQGITYTEAKETNKEPSTPKNKKRKSKSTDKDEEKKLKMIMMSNKQRKLYKKMEYSNDKKEEKIENLKKKKKQIAKTKKKLEKLNKK, encoded by the coding sequence ATGAGAATTAAGAAGAAGAACACAAGAGGTAACGCTAAGAATTTCATAACAAGAACGCAAGCTGTTAGAAAACTACAAGTTTCCCTTGCTGATTTTAGAAGGCTATGTATTTTCAAAGGTATTTACCCAAGGGAGCCTCGTAATAAGAAGAAGGCTAATAAAGGTTCTACAGCTCCCACcactttttatttttcaaaagatatCCAATATTTAATGCATGAACCAGTTTTGGCAAAATTCAGAGAACATAAAACATTTGCTAAGAAATTAACCAGGGCCTTAGGTAGGGGTGAAGTCTCTTCTGCTAAGAgattagaagaaaatagaaGTACTTATAAGTTAgatcatattattaaagaaagataTCCAAGTTTCCCGGATGCAATCAGAGATATGGATGATGCCTTAAATATGCTATTCTTGTTTGCTAATTTACCTGCTACTGATCAGGTTTCGGCTAAGCTAACCAATGAAGCCCAAGTTCTTTGTAACCAGTGGCTAGCATATGTTGCTAAAGAACGTTTAATTCGCAAAGTTTTTGTGTCTATCAAAGGTATCTATTATCAGGCTAATATTAGAGGTGAACAAGTTAGATGGGTTGTACCATTTAAATTTCCAGAGAATATTCCATCTGATGTtgattttagaattatGCTAACTTTCTTAGAATTTTATTCCACCTTTTTGCATTTcgttttattcaaattatatacCGACAATGGTCTAGTTTATCCACCAAGATTAGATGTTaagaaaagtaaaataataagtgGGTTGTCATCTTATATCTTGGAATCCAATGAAGAACCTAATCCCTTACGTGGAACTCAAAACAATGAATCTAGTACATCTACTGAAGAGGCTACCACAATTGACTCAGACACTTTAAAATCAGCATTAAAGGCtgataaaaaagaaagggGTGATGAAAATGCTAAAGATACCGAGGAGGATGTTAATGTTGAAACTGTTAATTTAGACACTTTTGAagacaataataaaaacaaaggTGATATTTTAGAACAGCCAAGTGAGCATGAATCATCCTCACTATTTTCtgattttatattttacgTCGGTAGAGAAGTACCAATCGATATTGCTGAGTTTTTGATCTTATCATGTGGTGGTAAAGTAATTAGTGAAGCTGCATTAgatcaaattgaaaaaagtaatgaaattgatttaagTAATGTCACTCATCATATTGTTGATAGACCAGTcttaaagaataaaattgcTGGAAGAACATATGTTCAACCACAATGGATTTTCGATTGTATTAATAAAGGTGAGCTAGTTCCAGCCAATGCTTATTTACCTGGTGAAACATTACCACCACATTTGAGTCCATGGGGTGACAAAGTCGGCTATAATCCAGAGGCTGCTGACGATGAAAACAGCGAAAGTGAAAGTGAAAGTGACTCTGAGattgaagataaagaaGATTCTGAAGATGTTGAAATTGATGCAactaatgaagaagatgatgaagctTTGAGAGCTCAAAAAGAGTTAGAATTGGAAGCTCAAGGTATCACATACACAGAAGCTAAAGAAACTAATAAAGAACCAAGTACACCAAAGAATAAGAAGAGGAAGTCTAAATCTACtgataaagatgaagaaaagaaattaaagatgattATGATGAGTAATAAGCAGcgtaaattatataaaaagatGGAGTATTCAAATGATAAGAAGGAAGAGAAGattgaaaatttgaaaaagaagaagaagcaAATTGCCAAAACTAAGAAAAAgttagaaaaattgaataagaagtaa
- the PCP1 gene encoding rhomboid protease PCP1 (similar to Saccharomyces cerevisiae PCP1 (YGR101W); ancestral locus Anc_3.445), translating into MLNRLPGLGFTPINATLRTLHFIGGKSQSRILNYRSKTSLHIFPTPKDKRSTKIGSQISIINQVNTIKILSKNKLLQHIKFCRNFGHGFNDRYIRLNRFQQFQRTSMNSNSNSIGKITILGLGLMIGIYFGSPFLFNNVPPFTYFRTRPRELVYTLLGINCAIFGLWHVPRCWKFLQKYMLLQKTNIQSKWSIIGSSFSHQEFWHLGFNMLALWSFGISLANMLGVSNFFSLYMNSAIAGSLFSLWYPRIARLALMGPSLGASGALFGVLGCFSYLFPSAKILLFVFPIPGGAWVAFLASMVWNAAGCGLRWGSLDYAAHLGGSLIGIAYGWSISKTMKKQRAERIERYSRWF; encoded by the coding sequence ATGCTCAATAGATTGCCAGGACTTGGGTTTACTCCAATTAATGCCACTCTTAGAACCCTTCATTTTATTGGAGGGAAATCTCAATCTAGAATTTTAAACTACAGAAGCAAGACATCTTTACATATTTTTCCAACGCCAAAAGATAAAAGAAGCACAAAAATTGGTAGTcaaatttctattattaatcaaGTTAATACTATTAAAATCTTATCAAAGAACAAGCTACTACAgcatattaaattttgtagAAATTTTGGTCATGGTTTTAATGATAGATACATTAGACTAAATCGTTTCCAACAATTCCAAAGAACCTCTAtgaattctaattctaacTCTATTGGgaaaattacaatattGGGTCTAGGTCTAATGATAGGTATATATTTTGGTTCCCCCTTCTTGTTTAACAATGTGCCCCCCTTCACTTACTTCAGAACTAGGCCACGTGAATTGGTATATACATTATTGGGTATAAATTGTGCTATCTTTGGGTTATGGCACGTACCAAGGTGCTGGAAATTTTTACAAAAGTATATGTTGTTGCAAAAGACAAATATTCAAAGCAAATGGTCTATTATCGGTAGTTCATTTTCTCATCAAGAATTTTGGCATTTAGGTTTCAATATGCTAGCATTATGGTCATTTGGTATCTCATTAGCAAACATGTTGGGTGTTTCTAACTTCTTTTCGCTATATATGAATAGTGCTATTGCTGGCTcgttattttctttatgGTACCCAAGGATAGCCCGTTTAGCTCTGATGGGACCAAGCCTTGGTGCAAGTGGTGCTCTTTTTGGTGTATTAGGTTGTTTCTCTTATCTGTTTCCGAGTGCAAAGATTCTACTGTTCGTCTTTCCAATTCCAGGTGGTGCTTGGGTCGCCTTTCTGGCATCTATGGTTTGGAATGCAGCTGGATGTGGTTTAAGATGGGGTTCTTTAGACTACGCTGCACATTTAGGTGGCTCATTGATTGGTATTGCTTATGGTTGGTCTATTAGCAAAACAATGAAAAAGCAGCGTGCAGAAAGGATCGAAAGGTATTCAAGATGgttttaa
- the MDR1 gene encoding GTPase-activating protein MDR1 (similar to Saccharomyces cerevisiae MDR1 (YGR100W); ancestral locus Anc_3.444), producing MSFLGNLQQKVPFFDRIAESFTPALTRDERFKLQYRLPPDEKILDDTNADISFVGAFSKAHARKESGQTMAYVYSGKLYLTPHFLVFKDTFDENSCDMTLNISTVKRVERAPETSYVFALNVTLYNGTKILIQFLGLRYRSEQFCNLLKDKLKENIPVAKKLPSFLDTCYSEFLINKNVLKLTDINTPKAGLGQKYKYPGNPQLSQEKMKLRLWFDYFKENGLNLAIVKNHIFQKLIRVGVPNRMRGEIWELCSGALYLRYANSDEYQNILEENQGKKSRAIDEIEKDLNRSLPEYTAYQKEEGISRLRNVLTAYSWKNPDVGYCQAMNIVAAGLLIFMTEEQAFWCLTTLCENFVPGYYSKTMYGTLLDQKVFETLVSERLPELWDHIEANDIQLSVVSLPWFLSLFFTSMPLEFAFRIMDIFFMNGYRTLFQVSLAILKVNSEDLLQAEEDGMFIAILKNYFRTLDESAHPDSDDPKFKHITKFQELLVTAFKEFNIITDEMVSQERNKHRKRVFENIEIFVKKTQVRQMPKTFHLKESDLSNIYEIFYQSVETYKISLGTGSANMNFEIFSQFLGKFCDWCKPTSNDTDPIFIQQKNDFLHKLFNDWDVNEAGELTLNNVISGLDKLVTKDLMELLTYFFSLFDGDKDGELKREEVLQMSEALLFLTTPWKSGIYVDDLTLKTIEMDIADNIIKENGDSLNSMEDLTLPTGVTINEEKYKNEQIERYLKAASNFLKRSFEYAKSLELPEDFNLIDLSDNEEDDIKKKKFESIKHNAALDPAHPKAIDVATFRMIILADETYEIFFGRTLRESIHVDEPCDADPSKNRALRGMFDGIIADGRRVAAQVRRRVDSVATTKSAAASIHTTGHSETTSNFANTSRDDRFEDLDDFSSELQEEHEDLLDSPWVEMTMEKEDSEGPERKLLNIPTKKENIEQPDESHNLLEFEA from the coding sequence ATGTCGTTTTTAGGGAACTTACAACAGAAAGTTCCATTTTTTGATAGGATTGCAGAAAGCTTCACCCCTGCATTGACTAGAGATGAACGTTTCAAATTACAATATAGACTTCCCCCTGATGAGAAAATTCTAGATGACACGAACGCAGACATATCATTCGTTGGAGCTTTTAGCAAAGCTCATGCAAGGAAAGAATCTGGTCAAACGATGGCCTATGTATATTCAGggaaattatatttgacACCTCATTTTTTGGTCTTTAAAGACACGTTTGATGAGAATTCCTGTGATATGACTCTTAATATATCCACTGTGAAAAGAGTGGAGAGAGCTCCCGAAACTTCATATGTATTTGCATTAAATGTTACATTGTATAATGGTacaaagatattaatacaATTCTTGGGGTTGCGTTATAGATCAGAACAGTTTTGTAATCTAttgaaagataaattaaaagaaaatatccCTGTAGCAAAGAAATTACCATCATTTTTAGATACTTGTTACTCTGAATTtctaattaataaaaatgttttgaaattgaCAGATATTAATACTCCAAAGGCTGGATTAGGCcagaaatataaatatccAGGGAATCCTCAATTGTCTCAagaaaagatgaaattacGACTATGgtttgattattttaagGAAAATGGGTTGAATTTAGCGATAGTGAAAAatcatatatttcaaaaattaattagaGTCGGTGTACCAAATAGAATGAGAGGGGAGATATGGGAGTTATGTTCAGGTGCTTTATATTTACGTTATGCTAACTCTGAtgaatatcaaaatattttagagGAAAATCAGGGCAAAAAATCCAGGGCTATCGATGAGATTGAAAAAGATCTGAATAGATCTTTACCAGAGTATACAGCATATCAAAAGGAGGAAGGGATCTCAAGATTAAGAAACGTGCTAACTGCATATTCTTGGAAAAATCCAGATGTTGGTTATTGTCAAGCTATGAATATTGTGGCAGCTGggttattaatatttatgaCAGAAGAGCAAGCTTTTTGGTGTTTAACTACTCTATGTGAAAATTTTGTCCCTGgttattattcaaagaCAATGTATGGTACCTTATTGGATCAAAAGGTTTTTGAAACTCTTGTTTCAGAAAGATTACCTGAATTATGGGATCATATCGAAGCAAATGATATCCAGTTATCTGTAGTATCCTTACCGTggtttttatcattatttttcacttcAATGCCGCTAGAATTTGCCTTTAGAATCATGGATATATTCTTCATGAATGGCTATAGAACATTATTCCAGGTATCTTTAgctattttaaaagttaaTTCAGAAGATTTATTACAAGCTGAAGAAGATGGTATGTTTATTGCTatcttgaaaaattatttcagAACTTTAGATGAGAGTGCACATCCAGATTCAGATGATCCTAAATTTAAACATATCACTAAGtttcaagaattattagttaCTGCATTTAAggaatttaatattattacagATGAAATGGTGTCGCAAGAAAGAAATAAGCATAGAAAGAGGGtgtttgaaaatattgaaatatttgttaaGAAAACTCAAGTTCGTCAAATGCCTAAGACTTTCCACTTAAAGGAATcagatttatcaaatatttatgaaatattttatcagaGTGTGGAAACATATAAAATTAGTTTAGGTACAGGATCAGCAAATatgaattttgaaatattttctcaATTTTTAGGTAAATTTTGTGATTGGTGTAAACCAACAAGTAATGATACTGATCCAATCTTCATTCAACAAAAGAATGATTTCTTACATAAACTATTCAACGATTGGGATGTAAATGAAGCAGGTGAATTGACGTTGAATAATGTTATTTCAGGTTTAGATAAATTAGTTACTAAGGATTTGATGGAGTTATtaacttattttttttcattatttgatggAGACAAAGATGGAGAATTAAAACGTGAAGAAGTTTTACAAATGTCAGAGGCGTTATTATTCTTAACTACTCCTTGGAAATCTGGAATCTATGTTGATGATTTAACTTTGAAAACTATAGAAATGGATATTGCTGACAACatcattaaagaaaatggtgattcattaaattctaTGGAAGATTTAACGTTGCCAACGGGTGTAACAAtcaatgaagaaaaatataaaaatgagCAAATTGAACGCTACTTAAAAGCTGCAAGTAATTTCTTAAAGAGATCTTTTGAATACGCAAAAAGTTTAGAACTGCCGgaagattttaatttaattgatttatctgataatgaagaagatgatattaaaaagaagaaatttgaATCCATTAAGCATAATGCTGCTTTGGATCCTGCTCATCCAAAGGCAATCGATGTGGCCACTTTTAGAATGATTATCTTAGCTGATGAAACATATGAAATATTCTTTGGTCGTACTTTAAGAGAATCTATACATGTAGATGAGCCTTGCGATGCAGATCCATCTAAGAATAGAGCTTTAAGAGGCATGTTTGATGGTATAATAGCAGATGGTAGAAGAGTAGCAGCCCAAGTTCGTCGTCGTGTTGATTCAGTCGCTACTACCAAGAGTGCAGCCGCATCAATTCATACTACAGGTCATTCAGAAACTACTAGTAATTTTGCCAATACATCCAGGGATGATAGATTCGAAGACTTGGATGACTTCAGTTCTGAGCTGCAGGAAGAACATGAAGATTTACTAGATAGTCCATGGGTAGAAATGACAATGGAAAAGGAAGATAGCGAAGGTCCTGAAAGAAAGTTGTTAAATATTCCTACAAAGAAAGAGAATATTGAACAGCCAGATGAATCTCATAATCTTTTGGAGTTTGAAGCTTGA
- the TEL2 gene encoding Tel2p (similar to Saccharomyces cerevisiae TEL2 (YGR099W); ancestral locus Anc_3.442), which produces MKNKDNNTINEAITTILKKGSQLSLPEILSLLKNYLPVYPSLRNSTKSIILDFFSSNLIGFSQLINFTIILTKDSPKESRIYKNIIVELLNERFDCLLNFIQNNTFKLTIELRNLKSLFFGSKIFNLIHEDIDIISYLKLLCKQWEVVFNVEEIHDLSIISDLLVSMLSLHPVYSPIQLFEGFFLINESRFQAFIEMIKKASSINKNRIINQYLLSYLDNKVSKGNMEEIFKILKNLPITNCFDLNCFNKFKSLIFQECVLKSISQSIMPSIMISLLNRFKEIDPMKDENICQLLVIILNDLMDNKHREKISCNSIFLESVTKRLASEDKDIRERTMFIAKIVTNGDLSYESDYTITIPSLNLQGIDTNIKNIDFVKLQEETQSIANNTEKELIPAINILSLDDTADSDDENDDDGRDIVFLKDLVKEFQLLNENRGKSKLRLLKLTIKLIRQKKDFGTEVKYYSSTLFAMIASLNNDIDEKNFEQWRMNTLETIVSSVPEETVNFIKFLFTTELSLQQRFSILSSLGLAARELRGIDDKMVLKPSYDFPTNRLPWDKGNESQLLETKSNNRIEEISEGRITWKSKKLQNAPQTKLNRFKPYARLFFYPLAHGWLNGINQGTYDKFFKTHYFSTLRMIYECADPVHDYQTMTDMMQQIIADAIEQDIPIDK; this is translated from the coding sequence atgaaaaataaagacaataatactattaatGAAGCTATAACaacaatattaaaaaaaggttCTCAGTTAAGCTTACCAGAAATTTTATCTCTcttaaagaattatctaCCAGTATATCCTTCACTTCGAAATTCTACCAAATCAATCATATTAGACTTTTTCTCTTCAAATCTTATTGGATTTTCACAACTGattaattttacaattattttaacAAAAGATTCACCCAAGGAATCAagaatttacaaaaatatcatcgtggaattattaaatgaaaggTTTGATtgtcttttaaattttattcaaaataataccTTTAAATTGACAATTGAATTACGAAATTTAAagtcattattttttggtagtaaaatttttaatttaattcatgaagatattgatattatttcatatttgaaACTATTATGCAAACAATGGGAAGTCGTATTTAACGTTGAAGAAATACACGATctatcaataatttcagATCTACTAGTATCAATGTTATCGCTCCATCCTGTGTATTCCCCTAtacaattatttgaaggattttttttaataaatgaatcTCGATTTCAAGCTTTTATTGAAATGATTAAAAAAGCTTCATCCATCAATAAGAACAGAATTATTAACCAATATTTATTGTCGTATTTAGATAATAAGGTCTCTAAGGGAAACATGGAAgagatatttaaaatactAAAGAATTTACCCATAACAAAttgttttgatttaaactgcttcaataaatttaaatcattaatattccAAGAATGTGTACTTAAGTCTATTTCCCAATCTATAATGCCTAGCATAAtgatttcattattaaacaggtttaaagaaattgatcCCATGAAGGATGAAAATATCTGCCAACTATTGGTGATCATTCTCAATGATTTAATGGATAATAAGCATCGAGAAAAGATATCATGtaattctattttcttGGAATCTGTTACTAAAAGATTAGCAAGTGAAGATAAAGATATACGTGAACGAACCATGTTTATAGCTAAGATTGTTACTAATGGAGATTTATCATATGAAAGTGATTATACTATTACAATTCCTAGTTTGAATTTGCAAGGCATagatacaaatataaaaaatattgatttcGTTAAACTTCAAGAAGAGACTCAATCAATTGCAAATAATACTGAAAAAGAACTTATCCCAGCTATCAACATTTTATCTCTAGATGACACGGCAGATAGTGAcgatgaaaatgatgacGATGGAAGAGATATAGtatttttgaaagatttagtaaaagaatttcaattgttgAATGAGAATAGGGGTAAAAGTAAACTGAGGCTGTTAAAGCTGACTATCAAACTAATTAGACAAAAGAAAGATTTCGGAACAGAAGTGAAGTATTATAGCTCTACATTATTCGCCATGATTGCCAGCTTAAACAATGATATCGACGAGAAGAATTTTGAACAATGGAGAATGAATACGCTGGAAACCATCGTATCCTCTGTCCCTGAAGAAACGGTAaactttatcaaatttttgtTCACTACTGAGCTTTCTTTACAACAAAGATTTTCTATACTCAGTTCTTTGGGATTAGCCGCTAGAGAATTGCGTGGAATAGATGATAAAATGGTATTGAAACCAAGCTATGATTTTCCTACGAACAGGTTACCGTGGGATAAGGGAAATGAAAGTCAATTGTTGGAAACAAAgagtaataatagaattgaAGAGATTTCTGAAGGTAGGATCACTTGGAAATCGaagaaattacaaaatgCTCCACAGACAAAATTAAACCGTTTCAAACCATACGCTAGATTATTCTTCTACCCGTTGGCTCATGGATGGTTGAATGGTATTAACCAGGGAACGTACgataaattcttcaaaacaCATTATTTCTCCACTCTTCGTATGATCTACGAATGTGCAGACCCTGTACATGATTACCAGACCATGACAGACATGATGCAGCAGATTATTGCAGATGCTATTGAGCAAGACATACCTATAGATAagtaa
- the RRG8 gene encoding Rrg8p (similar to Saccharomyces cerevisiae YPR116W; ancestral locus Anc_3.440), with protein MRITQSFKKNISNPFKFKDSVRLSPLLTHFERWSRKKKKLLLPTKDFNIDDNDKRLVKPSLPNFDLQNNPIANLLSSPIRRDRISKAHLPKELLMQAKYLPVDMSMNKLQLVFPIFQNKKGRNSYLANSEAVLLKQIKGKYQWVPPSIIHSSVRKYNLSDISIEKDAIEIYKNKLVSFIEQKLVIASKKDYKRNILKPFRVTFKTEISPSIMIRREQDPLTSKLIQINLDPLKYLWVEKLQLENDELILNIQDDYELIYSLFKLIYFTES; from the coding sequence atgaggATTACGCAAagttttaagaaaaatatttcaaatccatttaaatttaaagattctGTTCGTCTTTCTCCATTATTAACACATTTTGAAAGATGGTCTCGTAAGAAAAAGAAGCTCTTGTTACCTACTAAAGATTTCAATATTGATGATAACGATAAACGATTAGTGAAACCAAGCTTACCAAATTTCGACCTTCAAAATAATCCCATTGCAAATCTCCTTTCCTCTCCAATACGACGTGATAGGATATCAAAAGCTCATTTACCAAAGGAATTGTTAATGCAAGCAAAATATCTACCAGTAGATATGAGTATGAATAAGTTGCAACTAGTCTTTcccatttttcaaaataaaaagggGAGAAACTCTTATTTGGCTAACAGTGAGGctgtattattaaaacagATCAAGGGAAAATATCAATGGGTCCCCCCTTCAATAATTCACTCATCtgttagaaaatataatttaagCGATATATCCATAGAAAAGGACgctattgaaatatataaaaataaattggtTAGCTTTATCGAACAAAAATTAGTTATTGcatcaaaaaaagattataaGCGTAATATTCTTAAGCCATTTAGAGTTACATTCAAAACTGAGATTAGTCCTTCTATTATGATAAGGCGTGAGCAAGATCCTTTGACAAGTAAATTGATCCAAATAAATTTGGATCccttgaaatatttatggGTTGAAAAGCTTCAATTGGAGAATGATGAGCTTattctaaatattcaagatgattatgaattaatttattcattatttaaattaatatattttactgAATCCTAA